From one Lycium barbarum isolate Lr01 chromosome 6, ASM1917538v2, whole genome shotgun sequence genomic stretch:
- the LOC132644057 gene encoding probable sulfate transporter 3.5 isoform X1 translates to MTSSWHRVNYATPRSFGTSLKANLKETFFPDDPFHEFKNEPLSRRILKGTQYFVPIFEWLPKYSLKLFKYDLLAGITIASLAIPQGISYAKLANIPPIIGLYSSFVPPLIYAVFGSSKHLAVGTVAACSLLIAATIEEKVKANDNMPLYLSLVFTATLFAGLVQTALGLLRLGILVDFLSHSTITGFMGGTAIIICLQQLKGMLGLKHFTTHTDVVSVLRAIFHNRKEWKWESAVVGIIFLIFLQFTRFVKNKKPKLFWVSAIAPMVTVIVGCLFAYFAHAEKHGIQIVGHLSKGINPSSIHLLNFNPKYISAPIKAGVITAVISLAEGIAIGRSFAIIRNEQVDGNKEMIAIGLMNIFGSLASCYLTTGPFSRTAVNFNAGCKTTMSNVVMSICMMLTLLFLAPLFSYTPLVSLSAIIMSAMLGLIDYDKAYHLFKTDKFDFYICMTAFIGVAFISMDIGLMLSVGLALIRALLYVARPATCKLGSVPEAGLYRDIEQYPTANGIPGILILKLSSPIYFANCNYIRERILRWIRDEHSRTDSKGNEIEYLLLELGGITSIDITGVETLLEIQRCVEAKGIKMVLVNPRLGVTEKLIVTESISTIGKEYVFLTIEDAIDACKFSLKCSDQMKREKS, encoded by the exons ATGACGAGTTCTTGGCATAGGGTGAACTATGCAACGCCGAGAAGCTTTGGCACATCACTAAAAGCAAACCTAAAAGAAACATTTTTTCCAGATGATCCATTCCATGAATTCAAGAATGAGCCACTTTCACGTAGAATTCTAAAGGGGACTCAATACTTTGTTCCAATTTTTGAATGGTTACCAAAGTACAGTTTGAAGCTCTTCAAGTATGATCTTCTTGCTGGAATCACTATTGCTAGCCTTGCCATCCCTCAAGGGATAAGCTATGCAAAGCTCGCAAACATTCCTCCAATCATTGGACTTT ATTCGAGCTTTGTTCCTCCTCTTATTTATGCGGTTTTTGGAAGTTCAAAGCACCTTGCTGTAGGGACAGTGGCTGCTTGCTCGTTGCTTATTGCAGCAACCATTGAGGAAAAAGTGAAGGCTAACGATAATATGCCTCTCTATCTCAGTTTGGTCTTCACCGCCACTCTTTTCGCTGGTTTGGTTCAGACTGCTCTGGGTTTGCTAAG ACTTGGGATTTTGGTAGATTTTCTATCACATTCAACCATAACTGGATTTATGGGAGGGACAGCAATAATTATTTGCTTGCAGCAACTAAAGGGCATGCTTGGTTTGAAACATTTCACTACCCATACTGATGTGGTCTCTGTCTTACGTGCTATCTTCCACAACAGAAAAGAG tggaagtgggagagtgCCGTTGTTGGTATAATCTTCCTTATTTTCCTGCAATTCACTAGATTTGTG AAAAACAAGAAACCAAAGCTATTTTGGGTTTCAGCCATAGCTCCAATGGTAACTGTCATAGTTGGTTGCCTTTTCGCTTACTTCGCCCATGCTGAAAAACATGGCATCCAAATC GTTGGACATTTGAGTAAAGGAATAAATCCTTCATCCATTCATCTCTTAAATTTCAATCCGAAGTACATATCAGCACCTATAAAAGCAGGAGTCATCACAGCAGTGATTTCTCTAGCT GAAGGAATAGCCATTGGACGGAGTTTTGCCATCATCAGAAATGAACAAGTTGATGGCAACAAGGAAATGATTGCCATTGGTCTCATGAACATTTTTGGATCTTTGGCTTCATGCTACTTGACCACCG GGCCATTTTCTAGAACAGCAGTGAACTTCAACGCCGGATGCAAGACAACAATGTCAAACGTGGTAATGTCAATATGCATGATGCTAACATTGTTGTTCTTGGCTCCTCTGTTTAGTTACACGCCCCTCGTCTCTCTCTCCGCGATCATCATGTCTGCAATGCTTGGGTTAATTGACTATGACAAGGCCTACCACCTCTTCAAGACCGATAAGTTTGATTTCTACATTTGTATGACTGCTTTTATTGGGGTTGCCTTCATAAGCATGGACATCGGCCTAATGTTATCT GTTGGACTTGCCTTAATCAGAGCACTTCTATATGTAGCAAGGCCAGCAACTTGTAAGCTTGGAAGCGTACCAGAAGCTGGACTGTATCGCGACATAGAGCAATATCCTACAGCAAATGGCATCCCAGGAATTTTAATTCTCAAGCTTTCTTCTCCTATATACTTTGCAAATTGCAATTACATCAGAGAAAG GATTCTTAGATGGATCAGAGATGAGCATTCACGTACCGATTCTAAAGGAAATGAAATTGAATACTTGTTACTAGAATTAGGAG GTATTACATCGATTGATATAACGGGTGTTGAAACGTTATTAGAAATTCAAAGGTGCGTAGAAGCAAAAGGGATCAAG ATGGTTTTGGTTAATCCGAGGCTGGGAGTCACGGAAAAGTTAATAGTAACAGAGTCGATAAGCACCATTGGAAAAGAATATGTGTTCTTAACAATTGAAGATGCAATTGATGCCTGCAAATTTTCACTCAAATGTTCGGATCAGATGAAAAGAGAAAAATCTtga
- the LOC132644057 gene encoding probable sulfate transporter 3.5 isoform X2, with protein MTSSWHRVNYATPRSFGTSLKANLKETFFPDDPFHEFKNEPLSRRILKGTQYFVPIFEWLPKYSLKLFKYDLLAGITIASLAIPQGISYAKLANIPPIIGLYSSFVPPLIYAVFGSSKHLAVGTVAACSLLIAATIEEKVKANDNMPLYLSLVFTATLFAGLVQTALGLLRLGILVDFLSHSTITGFMGGTAIIICLQQLKGMLGLKHFTTHTDVVSVLRAIFHNRKEWKWESAVVGIIFLIFLQFTRFVKNKKPKLFWVSAIAPMVTVIVGCLFAYFAHAEKHGIQIVGHLSKGINPSSIHLLNFNPKYISAPIKAGVITAVISLAEGIAIGRSFAIIRNEQVDGNKEMIAIGLMNIFGSLASCYLTTGPFSRTAVNFNAGCKTTMSNVVMSICMMLTLLFLAPLFSYTPLVSLSAIIMSAMLGLIDYDKAYHLFKTDKFDFYICMTAFIGVAFISMDIGLMLSVGLALIRALLYVARPATCKLGSVPEAGLYRDIEQYPTANGIPGILILKLSSPIYFANCNYIRERILRWIRDEHSRTDSKGNEIEYLLLELGGITSIDITGVETLLEIQRCVEAKGIKAQYSMMLMGPLDSPQRCEAQSAV; from the exons ATGACGAGTTCTTGGCATAGGGTGAACTATGCAACGCCGAGAAGCTTTGGCACATCACTAAAAGCAAACCTAAAAGAAACATTTTTTCCAGATGATCCATTCCATGAATTCAAGAATGAGCCACTTTCACGTAGAATTCTAAAGGGGACTCAATACTTTGTTCCAATTTTTGAATGGTTACCAAAGTACAGTTTGAAGCTCTTCAAGTATGATCTTCTTGCTGGAATCACTATTGCTAGCCTTGCCATCCCTCAAGGGATAAGCTATGCAAAGCTCGCAAACATTCCTCCAATCATTGGACTTT ATTCGAGCTTTGTTCCTCCTCTTATTTATGCGGTTTTTGGAAGTTCAAAGCACCTTGCTGTAGGGACAGTGGCTGCTTGCTCGTTGCTTATTGCAGCAACCATTGAGGAAAAAGTGAAGGCTAACGATAATATGCCTCTCTATCTCAGTTTGGTCTTCACCGCCACTCTTTTCGCTGGTTTGGTTCAGACTGCTCTGGGTTTGCTAAG ACTTGGGATTTTGGTAGATTTTCTATCACATTCAACCATAACTGGATTTATGGGAGGGACAGCAATAATTATTTGCTTGCAGCAACTAAAGGGCATGCTTGGTTTGAAACATTTCACTACCCATACTGATGTGGTCTCTGTCTTACGTGCTATCTTCCACAACAGAAAAGAG tggaagtgggagagtgCCGTTGTTGGTATAATCTTCCTTATTTTCCTGCAATTCACTAGATTTGTG AAAAACAAGAAACCAAAGCTATTTTGGGTTTCAGCCATAGCTCCAATGGTAACTGTCATAGTTGGTTGCCTTTTCGCTTACTTCGCCCATGCTGAAAAACATGGCATCCAAATC GTTGGACATTTGAGTAAAGGAATAAATCCTTCATCCATTCATCTCTTAAATTTCAATCCGAAGTACATATCAGCACCTATAAAAGCAGGAGTCATCACAGCAGTGATTTCTCTAGCT GAAGGAATAGCCATTGGACGGAGTTTTGCCATCATCAGAAATGAACAAGTTGATGGCAACAAGGAAATGATTGCCATTGGTCTCATGAACATTTTTGGATCTTTGGCTTCATGCTACTTGACCACCG GGCCATTTTCTAGAACAGCAGTGAACTTCAACGCCGGATGCAAGACAACAATGTCAAACGTGGTAATGTCAATATGCATGATGCTAACATTGTTGTTCTTGGCTCCTCTGTTTAGTTACACGCCCCTCGTCTCTCTCTCCGCGATCATCATGTCTGCAATGCTTGGGTTAATTGACTATGACAAGGCCTACCACCTCTTCAAGACCGATAAGTTTGATTTCTACATTTGTATGACTGCTTTTATTGGGGTTGCCTTCATAAGCATGGACATCGGCCTAATGTTATCT GTTGGACTTGCCTTAATCAGAGCACTTCTATATGTAGCAAGGCCAGCAACTTGTAAGCTTGGAAGCGTACCAGAAGCTGGACTGTATCGCGACATAGAGCAATATCCTACAGCAAATGGCATCCCAGGAATTTTAATTCTCAAGCTTTCTTCTCCTATATACTTTGCAAATTGCAATTACATCAGAGAAAG GATTCTTAGATGGATCAGAGATGAGCATTCACGTACCGATTCTAAAGGAAATGAAATTGAATACTTGTTACTAGAATTAGGAG GTATTACATCGATTGATATAACGGGTGTTGAAACGTTATTAGAAATTCAAAGGTGCGTAGAAGCAAAAGGGATCAAG GCACAATACTCAATGATGCTGATGGGCCCATTGGATAGCCCACAAAGATGTGAAGCCCAGTCGGCTGTATGA